TCAGGTACTTTTACTGAATGATGGgttcataaataaaactgttgtaGCTTTGGCAGAAGATTGAGTAATCTTCTGCCAAAGCTACAACAGTTTTGGAGAGAGATGTGTATTTCTGGGCAGGGTTCGGCTGAGAAAAAGAGCAATGTCATGAATTTCCACAAACCAGTCACAGTTTAGAAACATTTAAACCATATTTCTGATAGACCCAGTTCACAGATAAAACAGGTTTTGAAGCTTTTCTCCAGAGAGGGCAgcaaaaaaacactgatattcAACATGGTGTTAAGTTCCAGAAACGTCGTCAGAAGTAGCCCAGGGTGGTGTgaactgacacagacacagcttCAATTAACCATGTTCCAgtttcagcaacaacaacaacaaccaaaaaaccaGCACCTATTTTCGAGCTTTACTAACCTACTTTATAGACTTACAGAGACGAGAGGACAAAAGGGGAGAAAACCAGAGTCTCTGGAGAGTTCTGAGTTCAGTCAGCACGTCTGCTGCTTGCTAATGTTTGTATAGTGACGCAACACGAACCTTCACCGTCTGAACGCACCTTAACACACCTCACAGTCCAGTTGGATTTTGTTCAGTCAATGCAGATTCAGgtgacacaaaaaacaagaagacGTCGGAGTCTTGATTTGATTGGACAAGCAAAGCAATTTAtttacaaacatacacagataaTAAGTGTTTCCCATGAGTCTTTCCTCACAGGGTATCAAGTGTGCATCTCATTGCAAAATCTTTGGGCTTGCAAACAGAAATCAACTCGGTATTTTCTCCCCCACCTTAAATAAGCATGATTCATGCCTTTCTCGTTACGCGTTTAATGTTGTGATCATTTCAACTCAAATACCATCAATCCTTGGagcagcattatttttttttattcttcttctagTAGGccatactgtatgtttctgaTTTGGTGGCCCTTTGAATACTCCGTGGTATTGTGTGAGATACttacaaggaaaaacaaaaaaaaagttgatatATATGCCAAATAAATGGaataacatattttaaaagttgGTCACATTGGtaaaattgttcatttttaaacaccttagattaaaaaaaaaaaataaaaaaatcaataaatgctgATTCAAATTCTACGATCCGTGATTGATCCCTTGCTGGGATCCTGTTTAAGTTTGCCTTCCACTCAAAGAAGTCACAGGTCAGATCAGCTGTACAGAAGTGTCCCTGAAGCCCATAGGGACTCAAGTCACCTAACTGGCACATGGTCGTAGCTAGCGTCCTCCGGGGgacagatatttttctctcaACACTACAGCACCCTGCTGCCACTCCGAAGCTAATCCTGATCACTGCTCAATGGCATTTTTGCACTCATGAACTTTAAAAACTACCTTCCTGACTCCATTATAGCACTTTAAGTGTGCTAGCAATACACTCTAATATAGAGCACAAAAAAATTCGACACTGATAAAAGTGGATCTGGTCTCCACAAGTCCATAGCAAGCATTTGActgatagaaaatgaatggaatacttcagtgaaaacaggaagtccCACCTTGTCTGCAAGTACCTGCAAGTGCAAACAATCATTACTATTCATGCACATAGTTGTGTCTAGAAAACTGGGAATGAAACCGAAAgagcaaaacaatttaaaatgacCATTCAAATGACTTGAGTGTGGTGCTTATGAACACAGCTTATTTTTCAGGGTTAGTCCCCAAGCTCGTTAAAGGTCTGAAAAAATGTCCCTCTTCCCCCCGTGTCTCGCAATATTCAAAAAGTGCACTTTTAAGACGACGACTTGTGGTAGGATGAGTCACACTGAGGATTAGAAGTCCAGCCAAAACCAGCCACTTAAGAggcttttgtttaaatttttttgcaGGTCAGGAGGCAATCAATCATACCAAAGTTTCCAAGAAGTaagataaatgaaaagagaTGATAAAAAATGTTACAATCATTGGTTGCtttaactgagaaaaaaaaagttcaccaTCAGATTCAAAGCTCTCTTAATCAACAAGAGAGGTCTTAAATatacaaagtgaaaatggagacgtgtgaaaacatgcaaacttgGAAAACAACTTGTTTGCAGAAGGCTGAACCCTTACTTTCAGAAGTCTGTGTAGTGATGAATGAACGATGGAGAAAAGTTTTAGAAATGTGCGTCCCTTTGGCTGATTTCAGCTCTCTGAGGAGGAAAGAGCGGGTCGTCATGGTTAGATACTGTGGGAAACAGAGGATCAGGAGGAGGACCTGGTGGTCGTCCACCTGATGGGTCACTAATGCTAGGAAGTCTGCAGAAGGCGTCTGTAGTGGGGCATGATCTCGTGCTCTGGCAGGTGCAGGTTAAACTCCAACGCCACCAGGACGGGGAATTCGAAGGCTATCAGCTCCCTGCGGTTCACTCTGAACCTCTCTTCCAGTTTctgccagtaaaaaaaaaaaaaagtcatgattATACAGATTTAACAGCATATATATGCATTTATTCAACTCTTTTCTTTCAACTTATATGTCATGATGGCTGGTGTTATTCTGTTCCTGCGCTACCATCTTTCATGGTGGGATTCAGATCTTTAACTCAAGTAGAAACAACAATACTTCACagtaaaatgactgaatttaGTAAGTATAAGccttttgtttaaaatcttaCTTAAGCAGAAGCATTTccagcaaaatgtatttaactGATCAAAGGGTAAAAGTGCTAGATTTAGGCAACGGAATGAATCAGTGTAACACTAACAATTGGACTATTGTGTGTaagcaatgttttatttttgtgctgttgaaaattAGGCTAATTAACTAGTTTTTATAGTGTTGGGCAGTTTTATCTACAACAAATCCACATATTTTAGAAAAgtattttgtatgtaaaaacCTTGACATTCAAAGTAAGTACTCACTAAATttatcagataaatgtagtgaaaCATTCAATACTTGTATGTACAAGCACCTCAAAATTATACCTTAGTATGTActtaaatgaatgcatttagatactttacatttatttactttttagtGCCAATGACAAAATGGTAGCAGAGGTGAAATGATTTACTAAAACACAACTAAATTTGTCGTTTTTGTCAGTCTTGCAAAAGAAATCAGATTGTAAGACGTATTACTCGGCCTGAGAAAAATAGACTTACAATGTCTTCATGGCGTTGGAGGAAGCTTTCTTAAGTCAGAATAACTCAtgatgtttgaaaaatgtgcatttcCTTGGTAAAGATGTGCATTGTGGCAACTGATaatattcttgtttttgtctcatcgtgttctgttttatttatcatgaggaaaatgaaaaaaatctttctggaGTCCTTAGAATAATCTGAAGCGACTCTTTACTCTGTAGCGACGAGTGGACACATGTCAAGGTCACGAATTTTGGCCGTGTGAGCGAGAAAACTTACGTCAATCAGGAGCTTGACCTCATGTTTCTTGAGATCGCCGCCAATCTTTGCTGCCAGAAGGACACAAGCTCCTGCGCAGAGTTTACGATTCTGCTTGTTTAGCTTTCCTTGAAGAACGAGTTTTTCAAAGTAGACGAAAGCCATGGCCACTGTCGGTTCCTCATAGCCACATTCATCCTGGGCCAACTTTCTTATCTCCCTTTTCAAGCTacagggaggggggggggaggggaagCAGAGaacaaggaaggaaaaaaaaagcaagagggGGAAATAAAGTCAAAGTTGTTGTTACAGAAGTaagtaaaacaggaaatgataaaGTCAAATCACAAGTTAAATCATCTTTATTGAAACTTGCTTGCTGCTTTACCTCCTAATCTTGCTGAGCGTGAGCCTTATGTGGGGGAATTTCTCCTTGAAGGTCTCATTCATGTCCTTCTTGAGGTCAGAGGGTTTGACGTATTCAATGACCGtagtctgaaaagaaaaaccagagGTGGTGTCAAAATGACCACACTTGCAGCACTGAGCAAGGTGACTGGATCCTCGCACATTAGTGTTGGATTCCACGGTCTCACAATGAGGCTTTTACACAGGGCTGCTGTTAGCCACTTAAAGGATGAGTCTGGTGATACAagatttttcttactgtctacaaatcccatgaaaagagcAGAGTATTGGAACAATGGATTGGGAAGAGTCTCCAACAAATTCATCATTTCCTCTCGTTCGAGCGACGTTTGCAAACAACCACACAGCCCAGCTATCTTAGCAAACTGCTGAGCTTTGTTGGACTTGCTGACGAGAACATTACGATTTTCAAGCCTTCATCGGGCGATTTCTCATACGATCATACGTGGGTTTCAAACTGTGTTGTGTAAATTACAGTTTACACACCAACTTTTTGGTTGCGCGTGCACACAAGATTATTACCAGCATTTTGGCTGCACTCACTCACCAGTTTGACCTCCGACCCTTGTGCCAGATTACGTGAGCCACTTTACTGGtttgttgcatttatttattttctctttctgcttctttaaCCTactttcttccctccctctctctctccgtcacCAAGACTAAGCTCAAAGGATTAGTGGATTAATCAGTAGTCAATCAAAAGAAAGGTAACTGGCAACTACATTACCGcatttgttatttcagtcattttgccAGCAAAGGTGCCAAACGGGTCCAACAACATGAGCGTTTGTTGCTTTTCTAAGCCCCGTAAGGCAGTAAATGAAgtatgtttgggttttggactgttgctcAGAGATACTTCAAGACATTATAATGAGTCCTAGATAATTCTAAAAAGcacttctcattttctttttgacatctcacaaaaaaaacagttaacagGTGTTTCCCTACTGAAGTAAGAACACATATGCAGTGGAGCTAATAAAAGACTCTCACCATGCCTGTATGGTATGGCAGGCCACAATGGCAGCAACAATGTTTATTGATGGTTGTAGCCCTGAAAAACCTGACATAAtttaacatgctttttttcatttttaccacATTTGAAATGACTGATTTAAGGTTTTACTTGCTTTATATTCACATTCCAGGCCAGACAAGTTTTCAGGATTGCATGCGGAGTATGAAAAAGTGAATATTATGTTCgaattttgaatttaaaagttcTGTTAGACTCATGTCTTCTAAGCAGCTTGTTTCACAACCAGTGAAATGCTTGGAATTTACTGGTTCCATTCCTGTTGTACACACAATAGCCATTGTTGTTAGACACTCCATTTGTAATTGGAggaaggatgaaaaaaaaaaaaatatataacacaTAGCCTGGCCTTGACTGAAAATCTCAACTATGTCTGCCAGTCTGCATAACAAAAACTGAGCCCAGGAAAGAATGAGGTGGGGGTCTAgggagatttgttttctttttccagacACGATAAAACATCCGTTCTTTTCCGGAAAAGTGCAAGAAAGATTAGCACCAAGACCCAAGCACTACACCAACTGCTGAAGAGGCTGTTTAATAGCTGCTGCCCACTACACTGGGACAAAGCATGCGGATTCATTCAGGTATCTCCAGTGACCTTCCTGATTAAACTGTCTCAAACATCCTCCCggctactttttaaaaatagctgATAAAATTCAGgaggattgttttttttaaaaagaaactcacagacaaacagtgaagaAGACAAATCTTTCCGGCGTGTTATTGTTCTTGGTGGtggtgagaaaaacagaagacaagAAAAGTACTCAGTGACAAAAATAACTATTGAAAAGATCCTGAAGGACATCttgacaaaatatgtaaaaaaaaaaaagaaacaaaaactgataaatggaaataaacttTCCATTCTGCTCTCAGAGGACAAGGCTGCAGTTgctgttgttaatgttattgctgttgttgttgttgctggtggtggtgatgtgTAAGCCAGAGTGCTTTCTCACCATGTAGGAGGGGAAGATGAGGACTCTCTTGTGTTTTCCACAAGGCCACTGCGGGTCATCCAGCAGATTGGGGTCGTACTCTCGAAAGTCCCCGAAGTCATTCCCTGCCATGAGCACCAATACAAGAAGAGAGGTTGAGCCCGAAGATAACATTCATGAAACATCTTTTCCAAAAACTGGataatggaaaaagaaaatgacagaagacGAGAATACACCACATTAATAATGGATGAGTTTAGTTCTTGTTTGCAGTTGACTAACCGGTGTCTAAGCTGCTCTGGTTGCTGTTGGCTCGGCCCAAACTGAGGCTCCTATGGCTGGCATTACGAGACTGAGAGAAGGACGAGGTGGAGTCTATGGTGTTTCTTCGACCGCCCAGCACATTAGTGGGATACAAGAACTGAGTGTAGGACACAGTCTGCAGAAGACACAGGTGGAATTAAAATATCACTTTCACTGAAGTTAGATTAAgatatctttttttccccagtggcATTTTGTCAAAGCAGGAACACATAAGGTAGCAGTAACATTAACGACGGCTCAGTTTTGTTAGGTGTCCCAGTATATCATATCACAGAGGCAGTACGTACAATAACAGCAGTCTGGACCCGACTCTCCTAAATGGAATGCAGATATTAATAATGTGATTAATTACACCTGGGGATTTTCTTGCCATGACatgcttggaaaaaaaaaattaatttatggGAATTATTTTGTTGAACACTGCATCTAATGCACACAAGTCTTCTAAGTTTATGTGCATCAGAAATATttccaatcaatcaatcatcaaaacttttcatacaaaaataatgtagcccaaagtgctttacacaaaaagcaaaaacaccccccgacacacacacatcaaagaattcaataaaacaggaaaaacagaaactaaGGAAACGcgaataaaacaataaaataatgaatagcAGTGAATGATAAACTattgaaaaaaaacagagataaaaggTGGGATagtaaggaaaaacaaacttaaagaTAAACTATaagtataaaataataaaatactaaaGAGAAGGGAGTGATAAAAGTTTGTATTATAAGTAAAGCAGTCCCATATGTTTTGTCAGGAATATTATGGGCTAGAGGGGTAAGTAACTGAAATAAAGTTTATAAGTAATCCTTGAAGTTAGtctggaagaaaaacatttaatgtagTATCTATTTTTCAAACAGTTTAAATGAAGTACCAGGGTTCAAAAACATCATCTTTCATCTATTTTGGTGTTTTCCTCATCTGTACTAAATCTGCATCTACATGGTTCAATGCACTTACTTTTCGCTTTGGATAAAAATGTCAACTTAATAAATGTGATCTAACgtcatttcattttaagagCTTCTCCAAGCCTGAATGCGAGTAATTCAAGTCCCATgtacaagtactacaaaatcCTCTAATTAGAGCATGTTGCAGCCTGCATAACATCTAATTATACTCACAAAAGTCCAATTAGAAAATTAGACATCATTATAATGGTTTCTACCACTTAAATTTTTTCGGTAAgtatattttgttatattaatCTTGCTATCCataatgataaaatgattaCATTCCCCCTCCGCACAGCTTACTTCTGCTGGTTTCTCACCTTTCCATCAGCTCCTAATTCCACTCCCTCCAGCCCGATCACCATCTCCTTGGCACTGACGCCTCCCGACGGGTGCCGCTGACGCCCTCCTTCCAGCTTTACATCCCTAATGAACACAAGACCTTTAGAGCCCTCGTCATGCAAACCTACATCCTACAGCTCCTGTTGCTGAGGCTCGTTCTAGCTCACCTTCACATCTCTACCTCAGAGATAGGCCCTGTATCGATCTGTGCTCATCAGCTGGCCTTGTTTCTGTAATTGCCTTGTCTTTTAGGCACATCTCGTGGAAATCAGAAATAAAGAGCACCCTTGGGAGGAAGGATGGTGGAGAGTACAGTTTCGCTGTTGCAGGCCAATTCAGACTCAGCTGCTGCCTCACTAATGCCTGAAATGCCTGACTGTCGTGGGAGATTTGCGGGATTGCAAATGCTGAAGTAGAAAGCATACAACTGGAGAGTTTAGTGTGTTAGTGgagcaaacagagcagagccctaaactgaacacattttgtattggccagatatttctgtatttaatgtCTGCTGCTGAGAACATACACTACTGCAGACTGAGGGAAACAAATACatagtttaaaaagaaaaagtgtgtttattGAGTCACATTAAATTGCCATATTAGTGTTTGGATGTGAGTATAAAAGCACAACAGCAAACTGAATAGTAAAATATACTccttaaaataaacacaatgtacTATGAAATTACTTCACTGATTTTAGGTCACCATCAGTAGAGGCTAATGGGTGTGAGCACTGACAAAGAAGATTACATGCCTCAGGTCCACTTTATTCGCACTCTGCCATACTGAATAACTGATGTCAAAGAGCAAATGACAAGCTCACAACCAATTCTTTCCAGAAATTTAAGATTTGTGATTTGAAtattgctggaaaataaaaatgctgaccGCAAAGTCAGAACTACTTCTCATATTTCCCAACTAAAAAGTGAGAATTTATTTATGTGCTGAAACGTAGAGCAGTGAAATGTCTTTCAGACTTGTTTTCACAGCATAGTGAgaacacaaaaccaaaagccACTTATGTTTGTGAAATATTAACTTATTTTAGCTCAACATTTACACTGCAGTGACATTTCAGAGCGACAGTAGACAGCAGACATTAAATCCTAacactgtcttgttttctctACTCCTCTCTTATCTTCCCCTGCGCTGTCTTGCTATTTGTTTAAAATGGTGAACAGATAAATAGAAGAAATTGCACAGCGGGCCCTCACATGACTCTCCCAGTGTTTTGACGACATGAGGGGCCAATTGAttataatgaaaacagtgttaTCTGGCAAACAGGCACGTCGGGAGACAACGCTGACAGATGCATCATAGACACAGAGTTCCCCAGGCGGCAGACAAAGTCTTACAGAACAGTGGAGATTAAATAAAAAGGGTAAGACATAAGACACAGAAAGCTTTCTAGGGAGAGAGCTTTTCTATGAAGCCACCCAGAAAATGAATTGTTGCGCTGCtcagaataaacacaaatgaaaggaaatcaTGACAGAAGCTCACATTGTTTGGTAACATGCATGAATAGGAATCACTGGCTTAAATTTTTGTATGTTAGTAGTGTTATAATCAGTGCAAAGTGCCCATCACATGCTGCCAAATCTAGGAACGAGCCAACTTAAGAAattaatacagtaaaataaaagaataaagttAACCTGACTAAAAGAATCTTGAAACTTGCTGGCTACTTTACTACCAAATATTCTATAGCTCACATAAAAAGTTAAGGGATCCCAGTGAGGAAATTTCTCCTCTGCATTCCACCCATCTAACTTCTTACCCTGAAAGCCAAATTCAAATACACTGGAACGCCAGGAGCACTACCTAACATACATGTCTTTTAGACTAAGAGAAACTCAAGTATATAAGGAAACCCCTGCCAATACAGGCAGAACATGCCAAGTCCACACAGAAAAGCCACCGTCGACCATAGCAGGGTTTGAACCCGGGATCAACGAGATGTCACATAACAGCGGAGCCCCATAAACAGATGTCCAGTTAAACATAATTTAATAGTTCTTTTCCTGTAGTAGTTTGACATATACTTTCTCACTAACACTTGGATGAGAAGATTACACCACTCTCAGTTATGCTATATAGGAAGCTGGAGCAAGAAGGCTGTTtaccttagcttagcttagcatgaagactcaTAGTGGGGGAACCAGTCATCCTGGTTCCATATAAACTGATGTTTAAAAACttgtaaaaatttaaaatttgtatgtctttgtttattccaaacaaaatagtaaatttaaaaacaagctgTGGTTTTACAGAAGCTTGTAGGTGGAAACGGTAGCCTTCTTTACTCGACATCAATGCGCCCCTCCAAGAGCTAACAAGACCCATACCACACCGCTTGAACCAAAAAATGATTTCTTCACTTTGacctttagaggtgctggtaggcattttgttttgtttttcttacctttACACAAGGCCAGGCTAGCTGTTAGCCTTGcgtccagtctttatgctaagctaagctagccaTCTCCTGACCACAAGCAGCggtatcaatcttttcatccaAATCTTGGCAAAAAACTAAACAACTGTAAAACCATTCCTTTAAATTGAACTACCAGTATTTATCGTAATAACTACAGCCTAATTGTCACTATATGTTTTTTGGAACCATACCTGGTTGCTGTGTAAAATTTGGCAACTTCTGTTCATAGGGCAGTAGTAACAGTAAGCATAAGGGCAGATagacagtggaaagaaaaagaaagaaagaggaaaaatacatGCAATCAGCTGTCTAATAACGTGTTGTTGCAGTTACAACAGCTGACTGGTACAGCCAAAGTCTAACTGTAGACTGTCAATTAGCAGCAATGAGCAGTCAGATGTGCATATTGGATAGCCATGGGGGTTTATTAACCCTTGACCTTGCATTGATTGGGTGGCTTAGGAAATTCCACAAACGGATTGGGCCTTTTATGCTCTTCACAAAGCCCTGGcatgaagtttttctttctgtgcattGTATTCTTGGATGTTTATCTCACCCTTTTCGTTTCCACTTCCTCCAAAACACATAACCTCATGTGACTGAGGGGTGTCACAACCAAGGTCGGACCAAAGCTATCCAAATGCAAGCCAGGTGAGTTCCTGATACATGGAGCCTTGCACTGTGTCATATACAGATGAGCGaaagcagttttctgttttagCACCAATAAATGTAAAGCTGAGGCaaagaataaacagaaatgagtGACAACAATCTGTCAAAGACAACATATGAACATAATTTAACAACTAGAAACCCCTGGAGAGGTGATTCTTAAATTGCTAAACAGCAAAGCCAGCGACTCTTGCAACTAAAAAAAATGGGCTGACTTGAATAAAAAGGATGAGTGCCCAGAAGCCACCGTGGAAGCACAAGCACAGGactatatgtatgtatgtatattgtatatatgtatacatatatatgcataAAGCCCTTGAAGCTGGCTTCATTTGTTCATTAAACATTAATGGAAAAATGCATCCACCAAAACCACCCCTCAGCAATGTATGCACCAGTCAAGGGAGAGTACATCCACAGAAAAAGAGGGATGagaaaacaaagggaaagaGGGAGCACAGGCTGGAGGAAGTTACAAGGTTCGGCATGCTGTAGGATACATACCCTGCTTGGCTACAATCTCGATAGGGCAGGACAGAAAATACACTATAGAAGGATCTTCTGCCACTGATAAGGACTAtcctataaaaacaaaaatggtaaACAAGCTAATCAATATCTATCTGTCAAGATCCACAGGTCAGAGTTGGACAGagtgtgcagtaaaaataagaatgaaaagaatgagCTGAAACTTCAGTAcaagtgtttgttgtttttgtagtgCTGTAGCACATGTAGTCAGTGGTTTGGGGGACACAgtgatgcatttttgttttttatgaacTTAAGTTAACATATGCTATTTTTAACCCAAATTGCCTTGTACTCctgtaaacatgcacacagtacaCAATCAAAGATGTTTTCCAGTGACCAGCAGAAAGGCTCTCAGTGAAGTCACACTGCAACAACCTCAAAATTACTCCTTGTAATAGCTGCAACTCGCAGACACATGATGAATCTTCCTACTCGGCCAAAATGGACATCAGGGCATAAAAAACACTCGAGTCATGGgtatgggtgtgtgtatgtgtgtgtgaacaaaaacagcattacCGATCAGGTGACTTAACACAACAAGAGAGACTTGTCCAAAAAGTCTAAACAAGAGATACTGATACTGTAGTAACTTACACACAAGATCTGCTTCTTCATATCAGCCAAATGCCAATTAACAGACCTGAAGACTAACAAACAGATCTACAACTGattttttcctcaaaaaacacagaaagaactAGACTCTGCATTTCACTGGGAAAAAGAGCTAACTGAATCAGATTTCAAATCCAAAGAATGTGGcactgatgatgaaatgatgaaaatccCAAGAATAGTTACTCAGATACTTCCTAGGTCTCCTGGTCTAGATTAAACAATCAAGCTTCCTTGGGTTACATCCTGCACACTCAGTGAAACAACATTCACAACATTGTGCCaaaatctgttttatatttaggCATTTGTGTGGTGCATTCATGCTTGTCTGACACAATGATATCTGATCTAGCTTTTATAGGCCTGAGTGATTACATGGTGCGATTCCTCAAAATTTAGTGGGGATcaaataaagattaaaataaaatccaatcaGATTAAACTCTTTGTAAATAGACGGGATTTTCGAAATCAGAATGACATGCAATGAATGGGCCAGGCCTTCTTGCTTATGATGTGTCTTGTAATGTGAGAAACATCCAAGAGGCAGTTCATTGACTAAGGCACCCTGCCATTATCCACTGAAGGCCTGTATTGACTAAGGGATGGCGTTGTTTGCCTTCATACCTTCCATTGCGCATATCATGTTGCCTCATGTTCTTTATGAAGTGGATCTTCTTGAAGCTCTTTGGTCGAGGTGAACCCGATAGGGTTCGGcatctaaaatgtaaaacaaacacaaaaacatcagcgAGTCAAAAAAACAGAGGAATTGTGTCAGTGGGATACATTACCCGGAGCCGAGACACTGAAAAATACAGCGGCAGACAACGGTGCGAATGGTTTTCCTGGGCAGTTTAAATACCTGCGTAGAGGAGCATTCTCCTCAATGTCCTCTAGCGTTTCAAGTGAAGAGCGCTGAGAGATGAGTCTTCGTCtgggaagacagacagaaaggaagtaTGAAGTTAGAGGATATGAAGAAATGCCACCACTGAAATCACAGGACCAACTGTCCTTTTGCAAAATAGCTTTTAGAAGAACCTGCCCTctacaataataatagtacTTCTCCTGATTACATAGCCCTACAGAGCAATTTGATTAAAAGGCACAACACTAAATCAAAGCAAATTCCGCAGTAATAACTAAAATGGCATGAGTGGGCACCGAAAGTCCATCCATTTTGCCCAAATTGAAGTCAGACTGGTATCAGCATTCACAAACTGCAGGGAATTTCAACCCAAATCTCCATTTACCTCCTTAGTGGAATGCAATGTGTCAG
This portion of the Scatophagus argus isolate fScaArg1 chromosome 13, fScaArg1.pri, whole genome shotgun sequence genome encodes:
- the cables1 gene encoding CDK5 and ABL1 enzyme substrate 1 isoform X1 codes for the protein MAAATSSNTSTATLQIKHSSVEHTRKRIDPRRRQAALSFLSNISLDGRPVQDDADNRDEENNPLEARTRQSLVSPERSAYGAAGTAGAAAAAATAEALAVANQALLASSRASFGTGLTAAPVGTDADGDAFLSSTFSSPFSAVPASTRGRLQTYTQGILPAPYSRQSSQNYSLEGGQIANSAIELQRSRRRLISQRSSLETLEDIEENAPLRRCRTLSGSPRPKSFKKIHFIKNMRQHDMRNGRIVLISGRRSFYSVFSVLPYRDCSQAGDVKLEGGRQRHPSGGVSAKEMVIGLEGVELGADGKTVSYTQFLYPTNVLGGRRNTIDSTSSFSQSRNASHRSLSLGRANSNQSSLDTGNDFGDFREYDPNLLDDPQWPCGKHKRVLIFPSYMTTVIEYVKPSDLKKDMNETFKEKFPHIRLTLSKIRSLKREIRKLAQDECGYEEPTVAMAFVYFEKLVLQGKLNKQNRKLCAGACVLLAAKIGGDLKKHEVKLLIDKLEERFRVNRRELIAFEFPVLVALEFNLHLPEHEIMPHYRRLLQTS
- the cables1 gene encoding CDK5 and ABL1 enzyme substrate 1 isoform X2; this translates as MAAATSSNTSTATLQIKHSSVEHTRKRIDPRRRQAALSFLSNISLDGRPVQDDADNRDEENNPLEARTRQSLVSPERSAYGAAGTAGAAAAAATAEALAVANQALLASSRASFGTGLTAAPVGTDADGDAFLSSTFSSPFSAVPASTRGRLQTYTQGILPAPYSRQSSQNYSLEGGQIANSAIELQRSRRRLISQRSSLETLEDIEENAPLRRCRTLSGSPRPKSFKKIHFIKNMRQHDMRNGRDVKLEGGRQRHPSGGVSAKEMVIGLEGVELGADGKTVSYTQFLYPTNVLGGRRNTIDSTSSFSQSRNASHRSLSLGRANSNQSSLDTGNDFGDFREYDPNLLDDPQWPCGKHKRVLIFPSYMTTVIEYVKPSDLKKDMNETFKEKFPHIRLTLSKIRSLKREIRKLAQDECGYEEPTVAMAFVYFEKLVLQGKLNKQNRKLCAGACVLLAAKIGGDLKKHEVKLLIDKLEERFRVNRRELIAFEFPVLVALEFNLHLPEHEIMPHYRRLLQTS